The Flammeovirga yaeyamensis genome segment AGTTCTTTGTGGATAATAGTTCTATTGGAGTCGTTTCACAAGCACCTTACGAAGTAAATTGGACGGTAGCCACAGGAGGTTCACAGCTCAAAGCCGTAGCTACTGATAATGATGGTAACAGAACCACTTCAAAAGTAATTTCTATTATTGGTCGATCTGCGACATCATGTTTAGAAGGAGAAGTAAGTAATGGTCACTTTAGATATATTGTATCGGATGCATCGAGTAATCCTACCCTAACGTTCGTTCCGAATATCGCTGGACTTGGTGATGTGATCTTGATTCTACATTACAAAACAACAGAAGAAGGCGTTTACCCTGGTCACCTTGCAAAACCTAACGAGCCTTTCGAATTGAATGCTCCGAATGGAAGTACTGTCACTTTCTACTATACCTATTCTCATCCTGAAGGAGGAGAAAGAAACACTGTAGATGATATTCAGTCTTTCGTGGTAGGCGATTGTGCAAGTGAAGCAGAAAACGAACTTCCGACAGTTTCTATTGCAACATCAGATAGTGAGACTGCTTATGATGTAAACACAGAAATTACTTTTGTAGCCTCAGCCTCTGATACAGACGGAACAATTGCTCAAGTAGAGTTCTTCGTCAATAATGCATCGATCGGAAGCTTGACTGAAGCACCTTATGAAATGAAATGGATGTCGGGCACAGCTGATACCTACACGGTAAAAGCTGTGGCGACCGACAATGATGGTGGTGAGGCATCTGATGAAATGAATATTCAATTGAACGAAGTGATTCCTGAAAACGAATTGCCAACAATTACATTGAGTACCTCGGACAATGCAACTTCCTACACAGTAAATGATGAGATTACATTTGAAACTGCTGTAGCAGATACAGATGGAACGATTACTAAAGTGGAATTCTTCATCAATAACGAATCGATTAGAAGCGTATCAGAAGCTCCGTTTGAAATGAAATGGTCTTCGGCAACATCAGGTGAGTATGTGGTGAAAGCAATGGTAACCGATAATGATGGTGGCACAGCTTCAGATGAAATAAATATCACTTTAGTAGAAGATACACCAACTTCACTATCCACAGATCATTACCAAGTGAACTACTTCCCTAACCCTGTTACAAATAGTTTAACTATTGATTTGCCTACCGCTCAACAAACTGTGATTATCAGAAATGTTGAAGGAAAAGAAATGGCAACGATGACCTTAGGTTTGGGACAATCTCAAATAGATGTATCGCATTTAAAATCTGGAATATATTTCATCTCTGTAATTGGAGGTGACTATACAAACAGCTTCAAGATTATCAAACAGTAATAAGTCATTGAAATAAGCTGATCGACAAACACTCTCTTAATTTTTTTAGGAGAGTGTTTTTTATTTATCAAAAGATATATTAAGATTTATTTAAACCTCTCCCCTATTAACAAAGACTCAGTTTCAGTAAATTGAAATCAAAAGATAACTAAAGCAAGGCAAGGTATACTACCTATCTTTCTTCCAATAACTCCAATTAACAATGAGAACTCACAACATTAACAAACTATTATTCCGTGTACATATTTTCGTAATGAGTAGCCTGTTTCTATTCTTCATGCTTAGCTGTAATGAAGATTTTGATATCGAAATACCTAGTACAAAATATATTGAGATTAATGACTCCACACGTTTCAGCATGTCGCATTTTCAACATTCTTTAGAGAAACTATTTAATGTGCACGACCTTTGGGAAATTAAATATGATCATCAATTAAAGGATGGAAACGTCGAGAAAAGTTATTTGTCGTACACGAATTATAATGGCTTTGCCGACTCTGTGATTGTATTTAATCATATAAAAAATAGTCAGGGAGTCATTACGCATTCAGAAGTTACAGCCGTGAATGTAATAGACGAATACTATATGTATTATTTTGATGATCATGACCCAGTGAAAGATCTGGAAACAATTCTAAACTTTAGAATCGACTATGCTTATAATTTCAATGGTAAAATAACTTCTGTTGTTGTTACGAAAGAAGATGAAACTTCGACTCAGTTAAATTATACAATTGATGAACGTGGAGGGTATCAAGCTAGAACAGGTGAAAGTATTCATATTGGTACTTTTTTCCATCAAAAAGGTGATCCATTTTATTATTTCAGATACGCTCCTGATACATCAGATTATGTTTACGACGCTGAAGGAAACCTAATATTAAAATCTTCGGGTACTTTTCCTAGTATCGAAAAGAAGCACTATATCTACAAGGACGGTTATCTAAAGACAAAGTACGAAGGCACTCAAGCCAATCCAGCCTTCAAACATTGTTTTGTGTATAAAGATCATTTCTCCAACTTCCAATTTAAAGAATGCGATGAGTTTCAATTCGTCTACAATAAAGAAGAAAATAAGTTTGATCAACTGATTGAATTCGATGATTTAGCTGATCTCAATACACAAACACCAATAAGTAAAATTGAAAAGTCAATCTGGGTTTTAGATAGTGTGCCAGTTCAAACCTATAGTGTTTATTCTACCTCTGGTGAGCAATTGTTCAATATCCATAAGACGGGGTACAAAGTCACAGATGAAGACGGAAATGTGATTGAAAGTGTTGACGATACTTATACCGATAAGAACAACAATAAAATTGATAAAAATAAAGTAGCTCAACTATATACAGGCAAAAAATTAGACTTTATTCTTTCCGATGAATTTGTAGATTTTTTCCAGTAAAAAGTAAATAGCATTTATGCTTTAAAGCTCTACTCAAGAAGCAATGTCTTGAATAGAGCTTTATTATTTGCTTACAAAACGAAAGTAACATTCTACAAAATGCTCAAAGTATTCTCTATTTATTTTGAATTAATCAAATTGATTTTTCATTTTTGCAACACCATCGCATTAAAATAAAATACGTAGATAACCCTATGTATTGCAATAGAAAAGAGGTTGAATCAATTATCCAAGAGCATGGAAAACAATTTTAAGATAGAATTAGAAGAAGGCTTATCGGCACAACTTCAATTTGATAAAAGAGGTGGATTACTGCCTGTGATTGTTCAGGAAAAATCTACTGGACAAATATTAATGTTAGGTTACGCCAATCAAGAAGCATTTGATAAAACACTTCGTACTCAGAAAGCTACTTTTTGGTCCACATCGAGACAAGAATTATGGACCAAAGGGGAAACCTCTGGCAACTATCTCAAAATTGAAAATATTATGGTGGATTGCGATCAAGATGCCATCATTTATCAAGTGGAATTAATGGGAAGTGGCGTTTGCCATACTTTCGATAAAAATGGAGAAAATCGTAAAGCCTGTTTCTACAGAAATTATGATCAAGAAGAAAATAAATTGTCATTTATAGAAGGGATGGAGTAAATGAAAAAGGAAGAAAAACGAAGAATAGAATCAGAGGGAGATAATCATATCATGACGAGTGTTGACACTCCAATGCTACCCGATGCATTTAATAAATCAGATGAAGAAAAAATCGAGATTATTCAGGAGTATTTTGCGGGTATAATGAAAACATTAGGCTTGAACTTATCAGACAATAGTCTGAAAGGAACGCCTTACCGTTTTGCTAAAATGTACGTGAAAGAATTATTCGCTGGCCTTGATCCTAAAAATAAACCGAACCTTTCCGTTTTCGATAACAAATATCAGTATAATAAAATGCTGGTAGAAAAGAACATTACCTTCTCTTCTGCTTGCGAACATCACTTCTTACCTATCGTTGGAAAAGCACATGTAGGCTATATTTCTTCGGGGAAAGTGATTGGTATTTCCAAGATTAATCGTATCGTTGAATATTACGGAAAACGTCCACAGGTACAAGAACGCATGACGCTTCAAATCTATAACGAACTAAAAGATGCACTACAAACAGACAGTGTTATCGTAGTAGTTGATGCCGAACATTTATGTGTTTCTTCTCGTGGTGTAAAAGACAAAACAAGCTCGACGGTAACGTTGGAGTATGGCGGGGAGTTTAATGATTTGTCCCTTAGAAATGAGTTTTTAAAACTTGTTGGAAATGAAAAGTTAAAAATGAAAAACGTGGTTAGTTAAACTATTCGTGGGAAGTTCGTGTACCTCTTTGAGTAAAACGAGCGTTAACTTAACATTTCACGTTTTTCATTCTTCATTTTTAACTTTTAATTTCCTAAATAAAATAAGGCTGTCTCAAATATCCATTTATTAGGATGTTAAGACAGCCTCATTTTTTATTTAAATAACGTTCTACGCTATATTATTTAAGTCGATTACTTCGAAGTTTTTGGCTACAAAATAATCGTCTGTTCCAAGTTCTGTATTAATAACAATACCTCCTAATAAAGTGATTTTATCTACATGAAACTCCGACTTACAAGCTTTAATGTACTCATGAATTTGCTTATCAATAATTTCATAAGTCACTTCAGTAATGGCTTTTGCCTGATCGCTACTTTCTAAAATTCTTTCTCTGTAAGGCAAGAGGTTTTCCTCTAACAACATTTGCTGTATATCATCGTCTGCTCTAACAGGCTTATAATTTTCGTCTTGTAGTCGATTTAAAGCCAACATCAAAGCACCACAAGAATTTCCTTTTTCTTCCATACGAGGTCTGTACATCTTTCCTGTCTCTCCCTCTAACGTAATTCCGATGTGTGGTCCATAAAAAATAAAAGCACTACCACCGTCAGGTACGTGATGAGCAAATGCAGTCATCCCAGTTTTTCCTACAAACGGAATTCCACCTAATCCACCCATATTAAATGGACCAAAAAGCACATTAAAGAAAGTGGTTGATGGAACATTAATATCGTCAGAACACACCGATGTTGCCATTAATACTTTCGAAATATCTAAGTGATGTTCCAGTTGCATCTTCCCTAAATAATGGATAGAGGTATCTTTAGCATCTTTCGCATTTGGGAAATGTTTTTGGACAATTTCATCGTACAGTCTTTGTTTCATAATAATGGATTTCGTAATGATTTTTCTTAGTGAATATGAATTTACCAAAAAGGATGGAATATCAAAATTTATGCAACATTGTCGCAAAAGCATCTTTAGATAATACAATATGGTAGAAGAGGAGTATTTGATGTTTAAAGAAATGAAAAAGTAGCTAATAAATTAGCTATTATTACTGTATTTAGGGTATTTTAGTTAATATATTAGCTATCAATCAATTTGATTATCGATTTCTGTATTTTATTTTTTGAACCTGATGAAACAGAATATTTGTCAGCATAATTACTCCACTTTTCAACTACTGATTTCACCTCATCAATTATATTCTCAGCCTCTTGTATATTAAAGTGTGCTGCTAACTTCAAAAGATCTTTTGATGTAGGATGCTGACTTTCACCTGCAACCATTGTACTATGAAAACCATGTGATGAGGTGGAGTATGTTAAATCATATGCCGGAGCAAATTTCCATTGTCCGTCTTTATTCATCAAGAATGCAAAGTTTTTACTGTGATCGTCTCTATTGTGCGTAAACACATTGAAACAAGCCAATCGGAATACTCTATTATAAGCTGCTACATCCCTCTCCAACTGAAAAGCACAATCTAATAAATGTCCATAATCCATATTACTTAATCGGAAATTATCGTGCATTATTCCACTAGCCGAATGCATGTGCAAACGTTGATTTTGTCCAATTCTATCAAATCGTTTGGTTCCAAAATACGCTTTCCCAGATGCACCATAAAACAACTTACATTCACTCATTTCAATGCCACAATCCAATGCCATTTTATAATATGCATATTCAATATTCGCAATATCGTTGGCATCAAAAGAGGAAGGAAATTTAATGATCCAATGCTCGTCATTTTCCTTTAACTTATTTCCTGAAGATAATGTATTTGTGATAGGGTTATGAATGACATTCACTTTCGGTCGAGCCCCTCCAGAAGATCCACCTAGATCAAATAATTCATCGATCACTTCCTCAGAAGTACCTTCCAAAACTTTTTCTGATTGATGAAATAACTCATCCAATCTAATATTTGAATATTCTTCCTCTTCCCCTAACTCAGGTTGATAAACTAAAGCTCCAGCACCAAAACTTCCAACATAAGCCAAGCGATCCAGTAAAGTAATATCATTAATATTGATCCCTTTTGTTGTCAACATTCTATCCAACAATAACCTCCCCCAACCGTCAGGTAGTGAATCATTGAATACCCCTGCCATTCCATCAAAAGGAAATGAAGACATATCCACAATACTATCCGTTAAAGGTAACTTGAATGGAGATAATTGAAGTTGGTATTTTTTTAATGCTGTATGATATTTAAAGTAGAATTTTTGATTTTGGGTAACAATCTCCCCTACATCTAAGATATTCTCCTTATCAAAGGAAAGTTGAACTCTAATTTTGTCGATCTTTTTCATTTTACATCATCACTAAATAGGTTCATAATATCATTCAGATCTTCTTTTTCTAGAAGTACCTGATTAAACTCATCTAAACGATTTAAAACATGAGCAAGCTTTAGTAAAGATTCCAAAGAAATTTGTCCTGTTCGCTCAAATCGCTTCAAACTTCCCAAAGAAACTCCAGACCTTTTGGCCATTTCTTCTTGTGAAATTTTCATGCTTTTTCGAAGATCTTTATGTCGATCTGCAATTTTTTTGATGACGGAATTGGGGGTATCGTTTAATGAATACATAGCTAATATATTATCTATTATAATATAAATATACATAAAACAGATAATATATTAACCATGAAAATCCCATTAAATTTTAATTTATCATCTACATTAACCCACTCTCTAATGAAGAAAAAATTTGTATTTAAGATTTTTTTTCATTTACATTTGTGCTTGTAAACACAACTCACTCTAAAACTAAAAAGGAGGGTATCACGATGTTGGTCTTAAAATTACATATCGAATCATAGACTGAGATTCAAAAATTTCTTGATATTTTGAATCCCGCCATCTTTATCAAAAAGCATGGCCTAATCTCTATATCAGTCTAACAATCATTTTTATTTCATTTTAGAATAATCAGGTTAATTTTTAATCTGTGTCACTGTATTCTATTGTTATCACTTTTTTAAGTAATACAATATTCAGTGATTGATTTGTATATCAAATAATATGGGCCAACAGAAACTGAAGGGTAAACACCTTCGTGCCATTCAATATGCTTCGAATAAGGCAATAAGTCTTGCTGTGCAAATAATGGCGAAGCATTATAAACATACCTCAATGCAAGATCAGTTAGTGTTGCTTGAGGACATCAAAAATAATTATTCAAAATACTTAGCGGATGAGGTGCTATCGCCGATTGCTAAAGTATTTCAACCAGAAATTAATGTAAAAAGACAGCAGGTGGAACTACTTGCTGAAGCCAAAGATTTTAATGTATTCGGTCGAAAACATATAAGCAGTAATGCCTACCAACAAATGCGTTGGGCAATGAAATTACCTGTAGTACATAGCGGGGCAATGATGCCCGATGCACACCAAGGTTATGGATTACCCATTGGCGGTGTTTTAGCAACAAACAATGTAGTTATTCCTTATGGTGTTGGAGTAGACATCGGTTGCCGAATGAGTCTAACAATTTATCCAATCCAACCTAATTTCTTGAAACGCTATGAATATCAAATAAAGCAAGCGTTGAAAGAATATACCAATTTCGGAACGGGTGGGGAATTAGGTATCCCTCAGGAACATGAGATTTTAGATCGTGATACCTTCTCTGCAACTTCCTTATTAAAGCAATTACATGGGAGAGCAAGTAGACAACTAGGTACTTCGGGGTCTGGAAATCACTTTGTAGAATTTGGTACTGTGACACTCCCATCAGAAAATCCATTCCAATTGGAAGCAGGTGAATATGTGGGCTTACTAGCCCATTCAGGATCGAGAGGTTTAGGGGCAACAATAGCAAATCATTATACAAAAATTGCCAAAGAAAAATGTCTTTTGCCCTCTCCTACTCAAAATTTGGCTTGGTTGGATTTAAACACTCAGGAAGGTCAGGAATACTGGCTTTCGATGAACTTGGCAGGTGATTATGCAAAGGCTTGTCATGATCAGATTCACCATCACTTGGCCAAAGCTTTAGGAATTAAAGCAGTGGCTAAGGTGGAGAACCATCACAATTTTGCTTGGAAAGAAATGCAGGCAGATGGTACAGAATGCATAGTGCATCGTAAAGGGGCGACTCCTGCAGGAAAAGGTGTTTTGGGAATCATTCCTGGTTCGATGACGGCGAATGGGTATATCGTTCAAGGTAAAGGTGAAAATGCTTCTCTTCAATCGGCATCACATGGTGCAGGACGACAGTTTTCTCGATCTAAAACCAAGGAGAAAATAACGGGAAGTCAGTTAAAGAAAATCCTTCAGAAAGAACAAGTCACCCTTATTGGAGGAAGTATAGATGAAGCACCCATCGCTTATAAAAACATTGAGGAAGTCATGAGTAGTCAGACTCACCTTGTGGATGTGGTAGGTACCTTTTCTCCTAAAATTGTTCGAATGGATAAAGCTTAATCATGATGAAAAATAGTAATTCAGAATTATATATTCAGATCACCTCAGGAAGAGGTCCGGCGGAATGTTGTTGGGTAGTCGCTAAGCTTTTGAAAGAAGTTTTGGACGATTTAAAATCAAAAAATATAGAACATCAAGTGCTTTCTCGAATGGATGGACCTTTGCATCATACGTTGAGTTCAGTGATCATAAAAGCAAAAGGTAAGTATTTGGAAAATCAATTAAAGGAATGGCGTGGTACAATACAGTGGATTGGTAAAAGTCCTTACCGGAAATTCCATAAACGCAAAAATTGGTTTGTAGCTATCGACTTCTTTGCTGAAAGAGAAGTTGAAAAGTTGAATGCTAAAGACCTGCAATTCCAAACGTTTAGAGGTTCTGGTCCTGGAGGTCAACATCGAAACAAAGTGGAAACAGCAGTTCGTGTGATTCATGTGCCTAGTGGAATTAGTGTGGAAGTTTCTGATGGAAAATCGCAGCATCAGAACAAGCAAAAAGCGTTGGAGAAGATGAAAGAAAAGTTTGAAATCTTACGCTTAGAAAACACTAAAGAAAAGCTGGAACAACAATGGATGAATCACTTGGCTTTAGAAAGAGGTAACGCCGTGAAAGTTTATAAAGGACCACATTTCAAACAATAAGTAATCAGTAAACAACTAATAATCATGTTTTTAAAATTAAAAATCAAAAAGTAATGACGTATAGACAACATCCAAATCCATTGAGTCTAACACCTCATTAAACAGGAAGCAAAGTACTGATTTGATGAGGATTGGACTCCCCTGCCATCATTGGCAATATCTAAAAGTCCAAATCACAAATCGTTATGCAAACCGAAATATTAGAACTTGTTCTGGCATCTGTTGATGTTGAACAAAAGTATTTTTCATATAAAAAAGAGGAATATGTGCGTCATTTATTAGAGATGGTAATATCAAAAAACCTCCATTCAAAATCTTTAATTAAGAATAGTTCATTTGATTTTTTATTGAATAAACCTGCCTTTCATCGGCTCACTGCAAAAAGCGGAAAAGCGCAATATTCAAAGGATCAATTCATTTATTCAGATGATCTAAAGCATTTTAAAATCACATTGGGGCGATGGGGTGAATTCGAAAATCATCGTAATGATGACTGGTACCAAACCTCATTACCTGGTGAAAACTTAGTGATACAACTCAATTTTGATTTAGACCATGAGTTGATCTACAGGAAGTTTTTTGACATTGATGACTGGCATCCTTTTACCATGTCTTGTCATCCTATTTCAGAAAAATATTCTACAATGGCTTGGTCTAGACTTGATTTTAATCTAGACACGGGAGAAGCATTTATAGAAGAAATACAAAATGATTGGTTGAGAGATGCTTTAGATACACATAGAAAAATCAAATCAATTCCAGAGAAAAGACAGAAGAATCATTAGATCACAGACTTTGTCAGCTTAGATGATTTAGACCTTTACATCGATGCTTTAAAACAGTACAATACGTATTGGTCAGAAGCTATGCTGATGTGTTCTGTCCAATTTCTATTAGAAGAAATTGGAGTTACAAAGATCTATTACCATACTTTCGAGAGTGGAAATTATTTTAAAAAGTTAGAAAATTGTCCACCTCCAAAGTCTCTATATACCAAGCTTCCTAAAAAGTTTGGGTTTAAAAAGACGAAACAACTTCCTCAGTTTTGGAAGAAAGAACATTTCATGAAAAAGAGAATTCGAAAGTTTGATGGAGAAGTGTTTTGTTTTGATTTTTCAGCATAAAAAAAACGACTGTCTCCTTTCTATTTTAAAAGTGAGGCAGTCTATTTCAATATTAATTTTACATCAACAAGGTCCCCATCTGCAATATTCATCAATTCTTCTTTCTACTTTTACATCAACTTAAACCTTTTGACTAAACTCCATGAAAAACGTATTCCCTTATCTTTTGATCCTCCTTACCGTATTCGGTTGTCAGAAAAAACAACAGCAGACCATCGATTTACAAGGTCATAGAGGCTGTAGAGGCATTTATCCTGAAAACACGAATGAAGCATTTTTAAAGGCCTTAGAAATTGGAGTAACTACTTTGGAAATGGATGTGGTGATCTCAAAAGATAAGAAAGTAGTGGTGTCTCATGAGCCGTTTTTCTCTCACGAAATAGCGATTTCCCCACAAGGAGCTACAATTACAAAAGGCACGGAACACGACCACAATATTTATGCGCTCAACTACGACGATATCAAAAAATATGATGTCGGATCGAGACCTCATGATCGTTTCCCACATCAAAAAAAGTTTGTGACTTACAAACCCTTATTAAGTGAGGTGATCGAAAACGCTGAAGCATATGCGAAAGAACATCAACTGAAAAAACCTTATTATAATATTGAAATCAAAAGGCAACCAAAGTATGATTCTATCTACCACCCCGGTGTTGAAGAATTTGCTCAGTTGGTGATGGATGAAATCAAAAAGTATCCATTTAAAGAGCGTATTTTCATTCAATCTTTTGATGTGGAATCTTTACAAGAAGTTCGAAAAATTGCTCCTGAATACAAAACTGTCTATTTGATAGAAAACGAGAAATCATTCGAAGAAAACATGAACACGTTGGGTTATACCCCAGAAGTATATAGTCCGTATTTCGAATTGGTTGATCAAGAATTGGTCGAAAAATGCAAAGCGAAAAATATGCTGATTATTCCTTGGACAGTGAATGAAACTCAGGACATGGAAGCTATGATTAATCTAAAAGTAGATGGCATTATTTCGGATTATCCTGGGAGATTGAAGGAAGTGTTGGAAGAACATGGTATATTAATAATTTAATAAACTAATATTCTACCAAATAATGGACTTAGAAATAAGAGATATTTTAACGGGCTTTCTAATACTATCAATCATTTACATATTTACAGGATTA includes the following:
- a CDS encoding type II toxin-antitoxin system HipA family toxin; protein product: MKKIDKIRVQLSFDKENILDVGEIVTQNQKFYFKYHTALKKYQLQLSPFKLPLTDSIVDMSSFPFDGMAGVFNDSLPDGWGRLLLDRMLTTKGININDITLLDRLAYVGSFGAGALVYQPELGEEEEYSNIRLDELFHQSEKVLEGTSEEVIDELFDLGGSSGGARPKVNVIHNPITNTLSSGNKLKENDEHWIIKFPSSFDANDIANIEYAYYKMALDCGIEMSECKLFYGASGKAYFGTKRFDRIGQNQRLHMHSASGIMHDNFRLSNMDYGHLLDCAFQLERDVAAYNRVFRLACFNVFTHNRDDHSKNFAFLMNKDGQWKFAPAYDLTYSTSSHGFHSTMVAGESQHPTSKDLLKLAAHFNIQEAENIIDEVKSVVEKWSNYADKYSVSSGSKNKIQKSIIKLIDS
- the prfH gene encoding peptide chain release factor H, which encodes MMKNSNSELYIQITSGRGPAECCWVVAKLLKEVLDDLKSKNIEHQVLSRMDGPLHHTLSSVIIKAKGKYLENQLKEWRGTIQWIGKSPYRKFHKRKNWFVAIDFFAEREVEKLNAKDLQFQTFRGSGPGGQHRNKVETAVRVIHVPSGISVEVSDGKSQHQNKQKALEKMKEKFEILRLENTKEKLEQQWMNHLALERGNAVKVYKGPHFKQ
- a CDS encoding RtcB family protein; the encoded protein is MGQQKLKGKHLRAIQYASNKAISLAVQIMAKHYKHTSMQDQLVLLEDIKNNYSKYLADEVLSPIAKVFQPEINVKRQQVELLAEAKDFNVFGRKHISSNAYQQMRWAMKLPVVHSGAMMPDAHQGYGLPIGGVLATNNVVIPYGVGVDIGCRMSLTIYPIQPNFLKRYEYQIKQALKEYTNFGTGGELGIPQEHEILDRDTFSATSLLKQLHGRASRQLGTSGSGNHFVEFGTVTLPSENPFQLEAGEYVGLLAHSGSRGLGATIANHYTKIAKEKCLLPSPTQNLAWLDLNTQEGQEYWLSMNLAGDYAKACHDQIHHHLAKALGIKAVAKVENHHNFAWKEMQADGTECIVHRKGATPAGKGVLGIIPGSMTANGYIVQGKGENASLQSASHGAGRQFSRSKTKEKITGSQLKKILQKEQVTLIGGSIDEAPIAYKNIEEVMSSQTHLVDVVGTFSPKIVRMDKA
- a CDS encoding glycerophosphodiester phosphodiesterase encodes the protein MKNVFPYLLILLTVFGCQKKQQQTIDLQGHRGCRGIYPENTNEAFLKALEIGVTTLEMDVVISKDKKVVVSHEPFFSHEIAISPQGATITKGTEHDHNIYALNYDDIKKYDVGSRPHDRFPHQKKFVTYKPLLSEVIENAEAYAKEHQLKKPYYNIEIKRQPKYDSIYHPGVEEFAQLVMDEIKKYPFKERIFIQSFDVESLQEVRKIAPEYKTVYLIENEKSFEENMNTLGYTPEVYSPYFELVDQELVEKCKAKNMLIIPWTVNETQDMEAMINLKVDGIISDYPGRLKEVLEEHGILII
- the folE gene encoding GTP cyclohydrolase I FolE; the protein is MKKEEKRRIESEGDNHIMTSVDTPMLPDAFNKSDEEKIEIIQEYFAGIMKTLGLNLSDNSLKGTPYRFAKMYVKELFAGLDPKNKPNLSVFDNKYQYNKMLVEKNITFSSACEHHFLPIVGKAHVGYISSGKVIGISKINRIVEYYGKRPQVQERMTLQIYNELKDALQTDSVIVVVDAEHLCVSSRGVKDKTSSTVTLEYGGEFNDLSLRNEFLKLVGNEKLKMKNVVS
- the hisI gene encoding phosphoribosyl-AMP cyclohydrolase, with translation MENNFKIELEEGLSAQLQFDKRGGLLPVIVQEKSTGQILMLGYANQEAFDKTLRTQKATFWSTSRQELWTKGETSGNYLKIENIMVDCDQDAIIYQVELMGSGVCHTFDKNGENRKACFYRNYDQEENKLSFIEGME
- a CDS encoding helix-turn-helix domain-containing protein codes for the protein MYSLNDTPNSVIKKIADRHKDLRKSMKISQEEMAKRSGVSLGSLKRFERTGQISLESLLKLAHVLNRLDEFNQVLLEKEDLNDIMNLFSDDVK